In Chitinivibrionales bacterium, the following proteins share a genomic window:
- a CDS encoding ABC transporter ATP-binding protein, with translation MAEVLLKDISKRMGATQIIKGLSLEIKNGEFVTLLGPSGCGKTTLLRMIAGLETIDKGDLIIDGRRYNDVPAQHRRLAMVFQSYALFPHMTVKKNIRFGLTINNTPAAEIEKKLAWALDLFSLKGLEDRLPKEISGGQRQRVALARALVLDPDVLLLDEPLSNLDAALREQAMEELKRIHHQVGKTIIYVTHNQVEAMSMSERIAVLSAEGLEQYDTPRMVYDAPATVFSASFIGSPAMNFFNGTVALKGDDAGVDTPLGFIKLDKERFTRAQAMAGKSVKVGVRPQNIKYAEHHEAKRYSDTTVDVAVELVETLGDRSLVVSHAEGGTMLRFLVTRDVALSPQERAEVFLDGRRVHLFDPLSNTNLFYPS, from the coding sequence ATGGCTGAAGTACTGTTAAAAGACATTTCAAAGCGGATGGGCGCGACCCAGATAATCAAGGGGCTGAGCCTCGAAATCAAAAACGGGGAGTTCGTGACCCTGCTCGGCCCCTCGGGGTGCGGCAAGACCACACTCCTGCGCATGATCGCCGGCCTGGAGACGATTGACAAAGGGGATCTTATCATCGACGGCAGGCGGTACAACGACGTTCCCGCCCAGCACCGCAGGCTTGCCATGGTGTTCCAGAGTTACGCGCTGTTCCCGCACATGACGGTCAAAAAGAACATCCGCTTCGGTCTCACCATCAACAATACGCCCGCGGCTGAAATCGAGAAGAAACTGGCGTGGGCGCTCGACCTGTTCAGCCTCAAGGGCCTCGAAGACCGCCTGCCCAAGGAAATTTCGGGGGGGCAGCGGCAGCGGGTCGCGCTCGCCCGCGCGCTGGTGCTCGATCCCGACGTCCTGCTCCTTGACGAACCGCTCAGCAACCTCGACGCCGCGCTGCGCGAGCAGGCGATGGAGGAGCTCAAGCGGATCCATCACCAGGTGGGCAAGACCATCATCTATGTGACGCACAACCAGGTTGAGGCAATGAGCATGAGCGAGCGCATCGCGGTGCTCAGCGCAGAGGGCCTTGAGCAGTATGACACGCCGCGCATGGTGTATGACGCGCCCGCCACGGTATTTTCCGCTTCGTTCATCGGCAGCCCGGCAATGAACTTTTTCAACGGCACGGTCGCGTTAAAAGGGGACGATGCCGGCGTTGACACGCCGCTGGGCTTCATCAAGCTCGACAAGGAGCGGTTTACGAGGGCCCAGGCCATGGCCGGGAAATCCGTGAAGGTGGGGGTGCGGCCGCAGAACATCAAGTATGCCGAGCATCATGAAGCAAAGCGGTATTCGGACACCACGGTTGACGTTGCCGTCGAGCTTGTGGAAACGCTGGGCGACCGCAGCCTGGTGGTCTCCCACGCCGAAGGCGGCACTATGCTCCGGTTCCTTGTGACTCGCGACGTCGCGCTTTCGCCCCAGGAGCGGGCCGAGGTTTTTCTTGACGGCAGAAGAGTGCACTTGT